The Crassaminicella indica genomic interval TGCACCTGTATCAATCAAAATAAAATCTGTATTTTTCCCAAGACTCCTAAGATTATTCATTAAATTAACTATTTGTTCTTCTGTCAAATTAGTTAATTCTCTTAATCCTGATCCTCCTGATATTAATCTTATCCCTTCAGGTCCTTCAATAAGAACTTCCTCTAATTTCTTTTCTCTTCTAATTACATTGGCTAGTGTATATTTAGGAATAATCCCTAAAATCACATCAATATTTGCACAACCTAAATCAGCATCTAAAATTGTAATTTTATATCCTAACTTGCTAAGTGCTAATGCTAAATTAATAGTGAAATTTGATTTCCCCACACCACCTTTTCCACTAGTGATAGTAATCACTCTTGTATTATTATTATCGGTAACATTTTCTGAAATTGTAAGATTATTTTGATTTTCATTTTTCTTTTTAAGATTATTAATGATCTCTCTTAGCTTTTTAGCCTGATCATTCATACAATTCACCTACAATTATATTCGCGATTTTTTCTGAATTTGCATATTCAATATCATCTGGAACACTTTGCCCTGTTGTAATATAAGAGAGTTTTTTGTTAGTCAAAATTTTTGCATTTAATATATTCCCTACTCCAGTTGCTTCATCTAATTTTGTAAACAATAGATGATAATCTTCTATAAAATCATAGGCTTTTATAATGCTTTTTATATCTTTATACCCAGTTGTAACACTAATTACTAAAAAAATATCTGGATTTTCTATATAACTAATCAGTTTTTTTACTTCCTCTAGTTGTTCTGCTGATCTATGGTTGCGACCTGCTGTATCTATTAAAATAATATCCTTATCTTTAAATTCTTCTATAGCTTCTTGGATTTCTTCAGGCTCATATATTACTTTTATTGGAATATCTAAAATTTCACTATAAGTTCGCAACTGTTCTACCGCAGCAATTCTATAGGTATCCGCTGTAATCAATCCAACAGATTTATTTTTTCCAATAGCAAACCTAGCTGCTAATTTTGCAAGGGTTGTTGTTTTCCCAACGCCAGTAGGACCAACTAAAATTATTTTTTTCTGATCTTTGCTATCTTCATTTATCATATTGGGGGTTCCTAAATATTCTCGTATAATTATTTTTATTGCTTTATTTATAACTTCTTCATTTTCACTTGAAAAGCTAACTTGCTTTACCGCTATATTCATGATCTTTTCTGCTATGCTTTTTTCAATATTATTTTCTATAAGATGGTTATAATATTTATCAAATAATATCGGCCTTTTTACTTCGTCAGTCTGTTCAACATTATCAATTTTATGAATAAAATTATTTAATAAATTTTCAATATTTCCTACTTGTTGTTTTAATTCGTCAATCTTATTGAATTCTCCTTGATTATTTATATATTTTTTTTCATTTTTAATATTATATTTTTTCTTTCTTTCATTTTCTTCAACAGCAGCAACCATCTCAATAAGTGGTTTTTTAAACAATCCTAAAAAACCTGGTCTTTTAATCTTTCTTGAATGCAAGATTACTGCATTTGCTCCTAGCTCAGACTTTACTTTTAGCATAGCCTCCTGTGCATCATTAGCTATATACCTTTTTACCTTCATATTATGCACTCACCACCCCAATAGACTGTACTTCAATTTTTGAATCGATCTCATTATAAGACAGAACTATCAATTCAGGAGTTAATTGTTCTGTTAACTTTTTAAAATAGCCTCTCACAATAGGAGAAGTTAATATTATTGGTTGTTCCCCAACAGACATCAATTTTTCAATTTGTGTTGCCAAGTTGTTCAAAACTGCTTGTGCTATATTTGGATCTAGATTTAAATATGATCCATGCTCTGTTTGCTGAATTGATTCCATAATGGTCTGCTCTAAGCTCTGATCAAGTGTGATAACTTTCACATGATCTCCATCGATAAACTGTTTTGTAATAGCCCTTGAAAGTGACTGCCTTACATATTCTGTTAACATTTCTGTATCTCTTGTAATTGTTCCATAATCTGCAAGTGTTTCTAAAATAGTTACCATATCTCTTATAGATATACCCTCTCTTAATAAATTAGAAAGTACTTTTTGAATCTCTCCTAAAGACATGATTTTAGGTACAAGTTCATCAATCAATGCCTCATTATGTTCTTTTACATTATCAAGTAAAGATTTAACCTCTTGCCTTCCTAATAGCTCATGAGCATGTCTTTTAATAATTTCAGTAAGATGAGTTGATATTACTGAAGAAGGATCTACAACCGTGTATCCAAAAATTTCTGCTTTTTCTCTTTCGTCCTCTTGTATCCATTTTGCAGGTAGTCCAAAAGCAGGCTCTACTGTATCAATTCCACTAATATCTCCTTCAGCTGTACCTGGATTCATTGCTAAATAGTGATCAAATACAATATTTCCTGCTGCCACATCTATTCCTTTTATTTTAATTACATATTGATTAGATTCTAATTGTATATTATCCCTAAGCCTTATCATAGGTACAATAATTCCTAATTCGAGTGCACATTGCCTTCTAATCATAACTAACCTGTCAAATAAGTCTCCACCTTGATTAGGATCTGCTAATGGAATAATCCCATACCCAAATTCTAATTCAATTGGATCTACTTGTAGTAATGGAAGTACATTTTCTGGCTTTCTTATATCTTCAGCCTCTGTATCTTGATGAACTTCCTCCTCTTCAACAATGCTTTCTTGAATAGATTTTTTAAGCATGAAGCCTAAATACACAAATACACCACTTAATAAGAAATAAGGAAGATCTGGAAGTGGTGTCAATCCTAAAAATAATAATACACCAGCAATAATAAACATTATTTTAGGCTGTCTAAACAGCTGCTTTATTACATCATTTCCTAAATCTGAATCAGAGGCAGCTCTTGTTACTACAATACCTGTCGCTGTTGAAATCAAAAGCGCAGGAATTTGACTTACTAAACCATCTCCAACCGTCAATAAAGTGTATTTTTGAAGTGCTTCCATAAAGCTTAACCCTTTACCGAGCATTCCTAAAACAAAGCCTGCTGTAATATTAATAATAGTTATAATAATCCCTGCAATAGCATCTCCTTTTACAAATTTACTAGCTCCATCCATTGCTCCATAAAAATCCGCTTCATTTTGAATGCGCATTCTTCTTTCCCGTGCTTCTGCTTCAGTAATTAAACCTGAATTTAAATCAGCATCAATCGCCATTTGTTTTCCTGGCATCGCATCTAGTGTAAATCTTGCTGCTACTTCTGATACTCTTTCTGCACCTTTGGTAATTACCATGAATTGTATGATAATAATAATCAAAAATATAATAAATCCAACAACAGCATTACCACCTACAACAAATTGTCCAAATGCCTCGATAACAGCTCCCGCATTACCTTTAGAAAGAATATATCTAGTAGTAGAAATATTTAAAGATAATCTAAATAATGTAGTTAATAGTAACATAGAAGGAAAAACTGCAAATTCTAATGGTTCCTTATTATATATTGCAATGAGCAAAATAAGCATTGATAATGAAATATTCAAGCTTAACAATATATCTACAACAATTAATGGTATTGGCATGATAATTATTATTATAACTGCTATAACTGCAAGTGATACAACAATATCACCAAATTTCATTTTTATTCCTCCTAATAAATATTTTTAATTCTATATACATAAGCTAAAACTTCTGCAACTGCTTGATACAGATCTGGAGGAATATAATCTCCTATATCAACAGTAGAATAAATGGCTCGTGCTAGAGGCTTATTTTCTACAATCACAATATCATTTTCTGAAGCTATTTTTTTTATTTTTTGTGCTATAAGATCTTTTCCTTTTGCAAGTACTATAGGTGCATCTTCAATGTTGCTATCATATCTAATTGCAATAGCATAATGGGTTGGGTTCGTGATAATTACATCAGCATTAGGAATATCCTGCATCATTCTTCCCATAGACATTTGACGTTGCTTTTCTTTAATCTTAGCTTTTATTTTAGGATCTCCTTCCATTTGCTTATATTCTTCTTTTATCTCTTGCTTTGACATTCTTAACTCTTTTTCAAATTCCCATTTTTGATAAAAATAATCAACCACTGCTAAAACAAGTAAGACCATAGCAGCACGAAAAGCAATGTTAACTATCGTTTTTCCTACGTAGCCTGCTATCTGTAGCATCTCCATATCCATAACGTTTAGTATATTTTTCGATTGCTTTATTATATAACCAAAAATAACATATCCTACTGCACAAATTTTCACAAGAGATTTAAATAATTCAATCAGTGGTCTCATAGAAAAAAACTT includes:
- the flhF gene encoding flagellar biosynthesis protein FlhF; protein product: MKVKRYIANDAQEAMLKVKSELGANAVILHSRKIKRPGFLGLFKKPLIEMVAAVEENERKKKYNIKNEKKYINNQGEFNKIDELKQQVGNIENLLNNFIHKIDNVEQTDEVKRPILFDKYYNHLIENNIEKSIAEKIMNIAVKQVSFSSENEEVINKAIKIIIREYLGTPNMINEDSKDQKKIILVGPTGVGKTTTLAKLAARFAIGKNKSVGLITADTYRIAAVEQLRTYSEILDIPIKVIYEPEEIQEAIEEFKDKDIILIDTAGRNHRSAEQLEEVKKLISYIENPDIFLVISVTTGYKDIKSIIKAYDFIEDYHLLFTKLDEATGVGNILNAKILTNKKLSYITTGQSVPDDIEYANSEKIANIIVGELYE
- the flhA gene encoding flagellar biosynthesis protein FlhA, with amino-acid sequence MKFGDIVVSLAVIAVIIIIIMPIPLIVVDILLSLNISLSMLILLIAIYNKEPLEFAVFPSMLLLTTLFRLSLNISTTRYILSKGNAGAVIEAFGQFVVGGNAVVGFIIFLIIIIIQFMVITKGAERVSEVAARFTLDAMPGKQMAIDADLNSGLITEAEARERRMRIQNEADFYGAMDGASKFVKGDAIAGIIITIINITAGFVLGMLGKGLSFMEALQKYTLLTVGDGLVSQIPALLISTATGIVVTRAASDSDLGNDVIKQLFRQPKIMFIIAGVLLFLGLTPLPDLPYFLLSGVFVYLGFMLKKSIQESIVEEEEVHQDTEAEDIRKPENVLPLLQVDPIELEFGYGIIPLADPNQGGDLFDRLVMIRRQCALELGIIVPMIRLRDNIQLESNQYVIKIKGIDVAAGNIVFDHYLAMNPGTAEGDISGIDTVEPAFGLPAKWIQEDEREKAEIFGYTVVDPSSVISTHLTEIIKRHAHELLGRQEVKSLLDNVKEHNEALIDELVPKIMSLGEIQKVLSNLLREGISIRDMVTILETLADYGTITRDTEMLTEYVRQSLSRAITKQFIDGDHVKVITLDQSLEQTIMESIQQTEHGSYLNLDPNIAQAVLNNLATQIEKLMSVGEQPIILTSPIVRGYFKKLTEQLTPELIVLSYNEIDSKIEVQSIGVVSA
- a CDS encoding MinD/ParA family protein, with the protein product MNDQAKKLREIINNLKKKNENQNNLTISENVTDNNNTRVITITSGKGGVGKSNFTINLALALSKLGYKITILDADLGCANIDVILGIIPKYTLANVIRREKKLEEVLIEGPEGIRLISGGSGLRELTNLTEEQIVNLMNNLRSLGKNTDFILIDTGAGINNSVLSFIEATSEVILVTTPEPTSITDAYAVLKNIILGDDEKVVRVLVNRVENSQEGLEIFNKLNMASQKFLNISLQRLGYLYDDHLVSKSVKLQKPVLLSYPNSLVSKGVETIASRLINESNSEIFEVSGLKRFIHKFIYSCKKTS
- the flhB gene encoding flagellar biosynthesis protein FlhB — encoded protein: MFLFKIDLQFFNGEKTEKATPRKKKQAREEGQVLQSREINSALILLFTFCVLNLMGSYIYYNFVGFTKNILLEIKRIDELFSVGGIHKLFIQSIFLTAKIVIPILAAAFITGLICSYMQVGFLFTTKPLTPKFSKLNPINGLKKFFSMRPLIELFKSLVKICAVGYVIFGYIIKQSKNILNVMDMEMLQIAGYVGKTIVNIAFRAAMVLLVLAVVDYFYQKWEFEKELRMSKQEIKEEYKQMEGDPKIKAKIKEKQRQMSMGRMMQDIPNADVIITNPTHYAIAIRYDSNIEDAPIVLAKGKDLIAQKIKKIASENDIVIVENKPLARAIYSTVDIGDYIPPDLYQAVAEVLAYVYRIKNIY